A window of the Pacificitalea manganoxidans genome harbors these coding sequences:
- a CDS encoding replication initiator protein A — protein MAGAGSSAGALAAGKSLLPDRHPQIDFFLCDIFDAIPKDDIATMEHPVFSLSTRPDRRVLDYVHNGTRIEVTPSVKGLATIHDKDILIFCVSQLMAALNAGRAIGRTVTLRAHDLLVATNRETSGDAYRRLREAFERLAGTRITTNIVTGDHEVTSGFGLIESWEITRRTRGGRMVSVTVTLSDWLYRAVMAKSVLTLSRDYFRLRKPLERRIYELARKHCGRQEAWRVSVEVLLKKSGSASPRRVFRRMLRDMIAAGHLPDYDMAEEEGDVIRFTRRGRLVEGPAGPEAPPLSPEVLEVVRDLLPGADVYALEAEWRAFWASSGRPRLRSADGAFLGFVRKKMG, from the coding sequence ATGGCAGGTGCGGGCAGCAGCGCGGGCGCTCTCGCGGCGGGGAAATCCCTGCTGCCGGATCGACACCCGCAGATCGATTTTTTTCTGTGCGACATCTTCGATGCGATCCCCAAGGACGACATCGCGACGATGGAGCATCCGGTGTTTTCGCTGTCCACCCGGCCCGACCGGCGGGTGCTGGACTATGTCCATAACGGCACCCGGATCGAGGTCACGCCTTCGGTCAAGGGGCTGGCCACGATCCATGACAAGGACATCCTGATCTTCTGCGTCAGCCAGTTGATGGCGGCGCTGAATGCGGGCCGGGCGATCGGGCGGACGGTGACCCTGCGCGCCCATGATCTGTTGGTGGCGACCAATCGCGAAACCAGCGGCGATGCCTATCGGCGGCTGCGCGAGGCGTTCGAGCGGCTGGCGGGCACGCGGATCACCACCAATATCGTCACCGGCGATCATGAGGTCACCAGCGGTTTCGGTCTGATCGAAAGCTGGGAGATCACCCGCCGCACCCGGGGTGGGCGGATGGTGAGCGTGACGGTGACATTGTCGGACTGGCTTTACCGGGCGGTGATGGCGAAATCGGTGCTGACGCTGAGCCGCGATTATTTCCGCCTGCGCAAACCGCTGGAGCGGCGGATCTATGAGCTGGCGCGCAAACATTGCGGGCGGCAGGAGGCATGGCGCGTCTCGGTCGAGGTGCTGCTGAAGAAATCGGGCTCGGCCAGCCCGCGCCGCGTGTTTCGCCGGATGCTGCGCGACATGATCGCCGCCGGACATCTGCCCGATTACGACATGGCCGAGGAGGAGGGCGACGTGATCCGCTTCACCCGGCGCGGGCGGCTGGTGGAAGGCCCGGCAGGCCCCGAGGCGCCGCCGCTGTCGCCCGAGGTTCTGGAGGTGGTGCGAGATCTGCTGCCCGGCGCGGATGTCTATGCGCTGGAGGCCGAATGGCGCGCCTTCTGGGCGAGTTCGGGACGGCCGCGCCTGCGCTCCGCCGATGGGGCGTTTCTGGGCTTCGTGCGCAAGAAGATGGGCTGA
- a CDS encoding lysozyme family protein: MLPPYAPVSTPAPSFAPRGAALLRLPRHPLLQLPGLVLAGLLLMPQPGHAATGLHMSVVSPGGDSPVSARTLGRTSDAALGWDRAPALDITFWNGWEDIESLALGLRPIEAAAPPRLTYRLSTKGAPRQLEFSPLRADPRAARLRHLVGYAEARRDGHDAVQYGARIRPAKKPTQMTLAEIEAWTRATPGQHHAIGRYQFIPKTLRRLTRQAGLAGSTRFTPAVQDALADMLLEEAGFTAFRKGQLGRRAFMRNLAQIWAGLPLANGRSYYHGHAGNRATITWASFDTEIRRIFAK, from the coding sequence ATGCTGCCACCTTACGCCCCTGTGTCTACCCCTGCCCCCTCATTTGCGCCGCGCGGCGCCGCTTTGCTGCGGCTGCCCCGGCATCCGCTGCTGCAATTGCCGGGTCTCGTGCTTGCGGGTCTGCTGCTGATGCCGCAGCCCGGCCACGCCGCCACCGGCCTGCATATGAGCGTCGTCTCTCCCGGCGGCGACAGCCCCGTCTCCGCCCGCACGCTGGGCCGCACCAGCGATGCCGCGCTTGGCTGGGATCGCGCGCCCGCGCTCGACATCACTTTCTGGAATGGCTGGGAGGATATCGAAAGCCTCGCCCTCGGCCTGCGCCCGATCGAGGCCGCCGCCCCGCCGCGCCTGACCTACCGGCTCAGCACGAAAGGCGCGCCGCGGCAGCTGGAATTCTCGCCCCTGCGCGCCGATCCCCGCGCCGCCCGCCTGCGCCATCTGGTGGGCTATGCCGAGGCCCGGCGCGATGGCCATGACGCGGTGCAATACGGCGCCCGCATCCGCCCGGCCAAGAAACCCACCCAGATGACCCTCGCCGAGATCGAGGCATGGACCCGCGCCACCCCCGGCCAGCACCATGCCATCGGACGCTATCAGTTCATCCCCAAGACCCTGCGCCGCCTGACCCGTCAGGCCGGGCTTGCAGGCAGCACCCGTTTCACCCCCGCCGTGCAGGATGCGCTGGCCGACATGCTGCTGGAGGAGGCGGGCTTTACCGCGTTCCGCAAGGGGCAGCTGGGGCGGCGCGCCTTCATGCGCAACCTCGCGCAGATCTGGGCAGGCCTGCCCCTCGCCAACGGGCGCTCCTACTACCACGGCCATGCCGGCAACCGCGCCACCATCACCTGGGCCAGCTTCGACACCGAGATCCGCCGGATCTTTGCCAAGTGA
- a CDS encoding AAA family ATPase: MVQSKTQSRDRARDTARDSGQPPYFNIDPDRALRDLDAPVGTARFAEIAEACGRGRADLASRGMDETGRKQLRLFSTWEITRYLIPVATPHFRRVLKANPDLPQGLSETEGGAKWFTLDEVLRLRAHFATEGSKAKEYRPYRPAGLPAKMVAVANFKGGVGKTSTAAHLAMSAALDGYRVLVIDLDSQGSMTSIFGGQVADEWQTVFPLLARHYAQYLRRENQGRLDRGEPPIPLDDTLGEALKVTAADLIQTTHWPNIDLIGAQLNLYWSEFQIPVWRMQARGWKLWDALTDMLEADGVLDAYDVVFLDTPPALGYLTINGLAASDILLVPLGASFLEFDSTGRFFDMLHSTFQSIEDGENMAARALGRDELAFEWDAVRAVVTRYDSAQQGELTSLMQAYLGQTLSPHRQDYTALIGQAGEQVSGIYEADYRDFNRETYVRGRETFDATYAAFKRLLLGAWRRDELAAGADVGAEGDVAP; encoded by the coding sequence ATGGTCCAAAGCAAGACCCAGAGCCGGGACAGGGCCCGTGACACCGCGCGCGACAGCGGCCAGCCGCCCTATTTCAACATCGACCCCGACCGCGCCTTGCGCGACCTGGACGCCCCCGTCGGCACCGCCCGCTTCGCCGAAATCGCCGAGGCCTGCGGTCGTGGCCGGGCGGATCTGGCCTCCCGCGGGATGGACGAAACGGGGCGCAAACAGCTGCGCCTGTTTTCCACGTGGGAGATTACCCGCTATCTGATCCCCGTGGCCACACCGCATTTCCGCCGGGTGCTGAAGGCCAATCCCGATCTGCCGCAGGGCCTGTCGGAGACCGAGGGCGGCGCCAAATGGTTTACCCTCGACGAGGTGCTGCGCCTGCGCGCCCATTTCGCGACCGAAGGCTCCAAGGCCAAGGAATACCGCCCCTACCGCCCCGCAGGTCTGCCCGCGAAAATGGTCGCCGTGGCGAATTTCAAAGGCGGGGTGGGCAAAACCTCGACCGCCGCGCATCTGGCCATGTCCGCCGCCCTCGACGGCTACCGCGTGCTGGTGATCGATCTCGACAGTCAGGGCTCGATGACCTCGATCTTTGGCGGGCAGGTGGCCGATGAATGGCAGACCGTGTTCCCGCTTCTGGCGCGCCATTACGCGCAATATCTGCGCCGGGAAAATCAGGGTCGGCTGGACCGGGGCGAGCCGCCGATCCCGCTCGACGATACGCTGGGCGAGGCGCTGAAGGTCACCGCCGCCGATCTGATCCAGACCACCCACTGGCCGAATATCGATCTCATCGGGGCGCAGCTCAATCTCTACTGGTCGGAATTCCAGATCCCGGTCTGGCGGATGCAGGCCCGTGGCTGGAAACTGTGGGACGCGCTCACCGACATGCTCGAAGCCGACGGCGTGCTCGACGCCTATGACGTGGTGTTTCTCGATACGCCGCCCGCGCTTGGCTATCTCACCATCAACGGGCTCGCGGCCTCCGATATCCTGCTGGTGCCGCTTGGCGCCTCGTTTCTGGAATTCGATTCCACGGGGCGGTTTTTCGACATGCTGCATTCCACCTTCCAGTCGATCGAGGACGGCGAAAACATGGCTGCCCGCGCGCTGGGGCGGGATGAGCTGGCCTTTGAATGGGATGCGGTGCGCGCCGTGGTCACCCGCTATGACAGCGCCCAGCAGGGGGAACTGACCTCGCTCATGCAGGCCTATCTGGGGCAGACCCTGTCGCCCCACCGGCAGGATTACACCGCCCTGATCGGACAGGCGGGCGAACAGGTCTCGGGCATTTACGAGGCCGATTACCGCGATTTCAACCGCGAGACCTATGTCCGCGGGCGCGAGACATTCGACGCCACCTATGCCGCGTTCAAACGGCTGCTTCTGGGGGCATGGCGGCGTGATGAACTGGCCGCCGGGGCGGATGTCGGGGCCGAGGGGGATGTTGCGCCATGA
- a CDS encoding ParB/RepB/Spo0J family partition protein, with protein sequence MAKRRRLTPPRADFLTSAAEPAAGAAPEAPGPLETKTMFRLNPNPVPNPAPRSRAPIADVAGETSASAALSELSQEVAQRRAEGRMVERLPLLQVDAAHLVRDRLTADAEELQALTDSLRDRGQQTPIEVVDRGESARPRYGLIAGWRRMAALLQLSGEAGEAPQDATVLAVIRSPKTASDAYLAMVEENEIRADLSYYERARIVLKSVEQGVHLSQKEALTTLFKHVSRAKRSKIKSFVPVVAALDGVLRFPTALSEKAGLDLARYLAADQGHAARLITRLQDAAPASAEEELALIAAETGSPAMAPAADPDIPAETVPVTGVSDSNPPAPPRQPAAPRAQNRQAESRAAVHADFEPDTGIIRLSGPGVDAAFLLDLEHWLARRR encoded by the coding sequence ATGGCCAAGCGCCGCCGCCTGACCCCGCCCCGTGCCGATTTCCTGACCTCGGCTGCAGAGCCTGCCGCCGGTGCCGCGCCGGAGGCCCCCGGCCCGCTCGAGACGAAAACCATGTTTCGGCTCAATCCGAACCCGGTGCCGAACCCGGCCCCGCGCAGCCGCGCGCCGATTGCCGATGTGGCGGGGGAAACATCGGCCAGTGCGGCGCTGTCGGAACTGTCGCAGGAGGTCGCGCAGCGCCGCGCCGAAGGCCGGATGGTCGAACGTCTGCCGCTGTTGCAGGTCGACGCCGCGCATCTGGTCCGCGACCGGCTCACCGCCGATGCGGAGGAATTGCAGGCGCTCACCGACAGTCTGCGCGACCGGGGCCAGCAAACCCCGATCGAAGTGGTGGATCGCGGCGAAAGCGCCCGCCCTCGCTATGGTCTGATCGCGGGCTGGCGGCGCATGGCCGCGCTGTTGCAGCTGTCGGGCGAGGCAGGCGAAGCGCCGCAGGACGCCACCGTTCTGGCCGTGATCCGCAGCCCGAAAACCGCCTCCGACGCCTATCTCGCGATGGTCGAGGAAAACGAGATCCGCGCCGATCTGAGCTATTACGAGCGCGCGCGCATCGTGCTGAAATCGGTCGAACAGGGCGTGCATCTGAGCCAGAAAGAAGCGCTGACCACGCTGTTCAAACATGTCTCCCGCGCCAAGCGGTCGAAGATCAAAAGCTTCGTGCCCGTGGTGGCCGCGCTTGACGGGGTGTTGCGCTTTCCCACCGCGCTGTCCGAGAAGGCCGGGCTTGATCTGGCGCGCTATCTGGCCGCCGATCAGGGCCATGCCGCTCGGCTCATCACCCGGTTGCAGGACGCCGCCCCCGCCAGCGCCGAGGAGGAACTGGCCCTGATCGCGGCCGAGACCGGCAGCCCCGCCATGGCCCCTGCTGCCGATCCCGACATTCCTGCCGAAACCGTGCCTGTTACGGGGGTGTCAGACTCTAACCCCCCTGCCCCGCCGCGCCAGCCAGCCGCCCCGCGCGCCCAGAACCGCCAGGCCGAAAGCCGGGCTGCGGTTCATGCGGATTTCGAGCCTGACACCGGCATCATCCGGCTGAGCGGTCCCGGCGTCGATGCCGCGTTTTTGCTGGATCTGGAGCATTGGCTGGCCCGGCGCCGCTGA
- a CDS encoding YHYH protein encodes MFDPARFTPKTRSVLGALVALAGTGGTGSAHDITDAIFTERVGSCADYVAENTATATDVQQQQRYAASTLITTDGTTCTISSNAVPNHDFNATGQFAHPFSPQEQSYTLPADPRATETPTALSLQTDNAIFLNGVKLDLMAAGCFGVGNGFIGCNDMATPYRYDPMGPGGEFGTDEHNAHTQPDGTYHYHGNPMALFEQATPTAASPVIGFAADGFPIFGSYINDNGTIRPATSSYRLKTGTRPDGPGGTYDGTFVDDWEYVAGSGDLDQCNGMIQDGVYGYVVTASYPHVLGCFTGTPDASFNKPPPNEG; translated from the coding sequence ATGTTCGACCCCGCGCGTTTCACCCCCAAAACAAGGAGCGTTCTTGGGGCGCTCGTGGCCTTGGCCGGGACCGGCGGCACCGGCTCGGCCCATGATATAACGGATGCGATTTTCACGGAGCGGGTCGGAAGCTGCGCGGACTATGTCGCGGAAAACACGGCGACGGCCACGGATGTGCAGCAACAGCAGCGCTACGCCGCCAGCACCCTCATCACCACGGACGGGACCACCTGCACGATCAGCTCCAATGCCGTGCCCAACCACGATTTCAATGCGACCGGCCAGTTTGCCCATCCGTTTTCTCCGCAGGAGCAGAGCTACACCCTTCCTGCGGACCCGCGTGCCACTGAGACACCGACAGCCTTGAGCCTGCAGACGGACAACGCCATTTTCCTGAACGGCGTCAAACTGGACCTGATGGCCGCGGGATGTTTCGGCGTGGGGAACGGCTTTATCGGCTGCAACGACATGGCGACGCCTTACAGATACGATCCGATGGGACCGGGCGGCGAATTTGGCACCGATGAGCATAACGCCCACACCCAGCCCGACGGCACCTATCACTACCACGGCAACCCGATGGCCCTGTTCGAGCAGGCGACCCCAACGGCGGCCTCGCCCGTGATCGGCTTTGCGGCGGACGGCTTTCCGATCTTTGGCAGTTACATCAACGACAATGGCACCATCCGCCCGGCCACGTCGAGCTACCGGCTGAAAACGGGCACGCGCCCCGATGGGCCGGGCGGGACATATGACGGCACCTTTGTCGACGATTGGGAATATGTGGCAGGGTCGGGGGATCTGGATCAGTGCAACGGCATGATACAGGACGGCGTCTATGGCTATGTCGTCACCGCGTCCTACCCCCATGTGCTGGGATGTTTCACCGGGACACCCGATGCGTCGTTCAACAAGCCCCCGCCGAACGAGGGCTGA